CAGCTGACCGAGGCCCCCCAGCAGCAGGGGAAGTGCCCGGTGCTGGCGATCCGGCTGCGCGCGGAGCCGGTCAAGGCGCTGGTCGACCAGTGCGACCTGGCCACCGCGGAGGCGTTCGCCCGGCGGCTGGCGCCGTTGCACGTCGTCTCCTCCGGGACCACCGAGGCCAGCGCAGACATCACCGGGCCGGCGGACTTCATGGAGCTGCTCGGCATGGGTGACGTGCACAGCTTCGACCCCACCGCGGCCTGGCGTCCGCGCCCGGCCCGCGACCGGCTCCGGGTGCCGATCGGCCTGGGCGACGGCGGCTCCCTGGTGCACATGGACATCAAGGAGTCCGCGCAGCAGGGCATGGGCCCGCACGGTCTGGTGATCGGCGCGACCGGCTCGGGCAAGTCGGAGTTCCTCCGCACCCTGGTCCTCGGCCTGGCGATGACCCACCCGCCCGAGCAGCTCAACATGGTGCTCGTCGACTTCAAGGGCGGCGCCACCTTCGCCGGCATGTCGCACATGCCGCACGTCTCCGCGGTCATCACCAACCTCTCCGAGGAGCTCACCCTCGTCGACCGCATGCAGGACGCGCTGTCCGGCGAGATGGTGCGGCGCCAGGAGCTGCTCCGGGCTGCGGGCAACTACGCCTCCATCCGCGACTACGAGAAGGCACGCGCCGCCGGGGAGGACCTCGCCCCGCTGCCGTCGCTGTTCATCTGCGTCGACGAGTTCTCCGAGATGCTCACCGCCAAGCCGGAGTTCATCGACCTGTTCGTGGCCATCGGCCGGCTCGGTCGATCCATGGGCATCCACCTGCTGCTGGCCTCGCAGCGGCTCGAGGAGGGCCGGCTCCGCGGCCTGGAGTCGCACCTGTCCTACCGGGTCGGTCTGCGCACCTTCTCCGCCGGCGAGTCGCGCACGGTGCTGGGGGTGCCGGACGCCTACGAGCTGCCGGCCGTCCCCGGTCTGGGCTACCTCAAGCCGGACCAGTCCACCCTGCTGCGGTTCAAGGCGGCGTACGTCTCCGGTCCCCCGCCCGGCCGCAGCCGGGTGATCCGCGACGAGGGCGGCATGGTGCGCGGCATCCTGCCGTTCTCCATCGCCGAGGTGCAGACCCTCGAGCCCGAGCCCGAGGCCCAGGAGGAGGCGCCCGCGGCCAAGCAGCAGGGCGAAGCCCCCTCGATGCTCGACGTCGCGGTCTCCCGGATGGTCGGGCACGGCTCGCCCGCCCACCAGGTGTGGCTGCCGCCGCTCGACGTGCCGGACACGCTGGACGAGCTGATGCCGGACCTGGTCGAGGACCCGCAGCTGGGCCTGGTCTCGCCGCACTGGCGAGCCGCCAAGGGCCTGATCGTCCCGCTGGGCACGATCGACCGCCCGCGGGAGCAGCGTCGCGACACGCTCACCCTGAACCTGGCCGGCGCCGCCGGGCACGTCGCCGTCGTCGGCGGCCCGCGCACCGGCAAGAGCACCCTGCTCCGCTCCATCGTGACCAGCCTGTCGCTGACCACCACCCCGCTGGAGTCGCAGTTCTTCGTCATGGACTTCGGCGGCGGCACCTTCGCCCCGCTGGCCCGCCTGCCGCACGTCTCCGGTGTCGGCACCCGGGCCGAGCCCGACGTCGTCCGCCGGATCATGGCGGAGGTCAGCGGCATCGTCGACCGCCGCGAGAGCTACTTCCGCGAGCAGGGCATCGACTCTATCGAGACCTACCGCACCCGGCGCGCCCAGGGCACGGCCGACGACGGGTACGGCGACGTCTACCTGGTGATCGACGGCTGGGGCACGCTGCGCGCGGAGTTCGACGACCTGGAGATGGAGATCCAGCAGCTCGCCGGCCGCGGTCTCACCTTCGGCCTGCACCTGGTCACCGCGTCCGCCCGCTGGGCGGACTTCCGGGCCGCGATGCGCGACATCCTCGGCTCCCGCCTCGAGCTGCGCCTCGGTGACCCGCTCGACTCCGAGATCGACCGCAAGGTCGCGGCGCTGGTCCCCGTGGGCCGCCCGGGCCGCGGCCTGGTGCCGGGCAAGCTGCACTTCCTCGCCACCCTCCCGCGGATCGACGGGCGGGCCGAGGCCGACACCCTCGGCGCGGGCGTCGACGACCTGGTCGCGCGCTCCATCGCGGCCTGGCGGGGCCCCACGGGCCCCAAGCTGCGTCTGCTCCCCGAGCACATCACCCTGGAGTCGATCCGGGACGAGGCGAAGCGGCGCGACCAGCTCGGCCGCGAGCTCATCCTCGGCATCAACGAGAAGGAGCTGGCCCCGGCCACCCTCGACCCGGAGGCCGAGCCGCACCTGCTGGTCTTCGGCGACGGCCAGTCGGGCAAGAGCGCCCTGCTGCGCAACTACGTCCAGGAGATCATGCGCACCCGGACCCCGGCCGAGGCCCAGATCGTGGTCGTCGACTTCCGTCGTGCCCTCCTCGGCGAGGTCCCCGAGGAGTACCTGCTCAACTACCTGACCAGCGCGACCCAGGCCGCTCCGGCGCTCCAGGACCTGGCCGCGTACCTGCAGAACCGTCTACCCGGCCCGGACGTGACGCCCGAGCAGCTGCGGACCCGCACCTGGTGGACGGGTGCCGAGGTCTTCGTGGTGATCGACGACTACGACCTGGTCGCCACCTCGCAGAGCTCGCCCGCGCAGGTGCTGCAGCCGTTGATGGCCCAGGCCCGGGACGTCGGCCTGCACGTGGTGGTCGCACGCCGGGCCGGCGGCGCCTCCCGGGCGCTCTACGACCCGATCATCCAGTCGATGCGCGACCTGGCGATGCCCGGCATCATGCTCTCGGGTCCCCGCGACGAGGGCGTGCTGATCGGCAACGTGCGGCCTCAGCAGGCGGAGCCGGGCCGGGCCCGCCTGGTCACCCGCGACCGGGGCACCGAGGTCGTCCAGCTGGCGTGGACGGACCCGGTGATGTAGCCGGTGGGCGGTCGCTTCCTGGACCGCCCGCCAGGTGGCGTCGTTATAGTCGCGACGTGATCTTCAAGCGTGTGGGCGACGGCAGGCCCTACCCCGAGCACGGGCTCTCCTCCCGTGACTGGGCTGCCATCCCCCCGAGCCAGGTCCGGCTGGACCAGCTGGTCACCACCAAGGACACGCTCCACCTGGTCGCGCTGCTCGACGAGGACTCCACGTTCTTCGGAGACCTGTTCGCCCACGTCGTGTCCTGGGAGGGCGATCTGTACCTCGAGGACGGCCTGCACCGGGCCCTGCGCGCAGCCCTGCACCAGCGCAACGTGCTGCACGCCCGGGTGCACGAGATGACGAGCACCGGATGACCGCCCGGATCCGCTCCGCCCTGACCCTGACCGCGCTGGTGGTGCTGCTGCTCGGCTCGGTGATGTGGGGCTGGAGCTCGCTCACCCGGCCGCTGCCGCAGTCGGTGGAGGTGCCGGTGTGCACCGACACCTCGGTCTCCAAGGGCACCCTGGTCAGCCCCGACATGGTCGCGGTGAGCGTCTACAACGCCAGCAAGCGCAACGGCCTGGCCTCCAAGACGCTGAGCCTGCTGGTCACGCGGGGGTTCGTGCCCGCCGACACGGGGAACGCCCCGGAGGGCACCTCGGTCAAGGGCGTGCAGATCTGGGCCAAGAACAAGAACAACCCCGCGGTCCAGCTGGTCGGCTCGCACTTCCGC
The window above is part of the Nocardioides campestrisoli genome. Proteins encoded here:
- the eccCa gene encoding type VII secretion protein EccCa translates to MSTALRNGHRLDEPEMPTGQIVLQPPPSLQDHEGASGVLMNAIPMLGSLGSIVLVATMGGGGAGRGRSFLAAGMFLFATLGFIVVQIDRQRKQRAQQVTGSRTEYLRYLSGVRKLAREAAAQQRRALTWRHPDPSALPSLAEERTRIWENGTGDPHYLHVRYGLCAQPLSLDLVPPESAPIDQVDPAAASALHRLLVVHRTQPNLPASLDLRAFDRVEVCGPEEESRSLARALICSATAFHNPEQLIVAVLTSEANLAHWDWVKWLPHAQSARESDAVGPMRMVGTSLDDLGALLPPDLSERPRFGADERPATPHILLVIDGGHLPPGNHVVPPDGLHGVTLLDLPTRWDELEDSSRLRLQLTEAPQQQGKCPVLAIRLRAEPVKALVDQCDLATAEAFARRLAPLHVVSSGTTEASADITGPADFMELLGMGDVHSFDPTAAWRPRPARDRLRVPIGLGDGGSLVHMDIKESAQQGMGPHGLVIGATGSGKSEFLRTLVLGLAMTHPPEQLNMVLVDFKGGATFAGMSHMPHVSAVITNLSEELTLVDRMQDALSGEMVRRQELLRAAGNYASIRDYEKARAAGEDLAPLPSLFICVDEFSEMLTAKPEFIDLFVAIGRLGRSMGIHLLLASQRLEEGRLRGLESHLSYRVGLRTFSAGESRTVLGVPDAYELPAVPGLGYLKPDQSTLLRFKAAYVSGPPPGRSRVIRDEGGMVRGILPFSIAEVQTLEPEPEAQEEAPAAKQQGEAPSMLDVAVSRMVGHGSPAHQVWLPPLDVPDTLDELMPDLVEDPQLGLVSPHWRAAKGLIVPLGTIDRPREQRRDTLTLNLAGAAGHVAVVGGPRTGKSTLLRSIVTSLSLTTTPLESQFFVMDFGGGTFAPLARLPHVSGVGTRAEPDVVRRIMAEVSGIVDRRESYFREQGIDSIETYRTRRAQGTADDGYGDVYLVIDGWGTLRAEFDDLEMEIQQLAGRGLTFGLHLVTASARWADFRAAMRDILGSRLELRLGDPLDSEIDRKVAALVPVGRPGRGLVPGKLHFLATLPRIDGRAEADTLGAGVDDLVARSIAAWRGPTGPKLRLLPEHITLESIRDEAKRRDQLGRELILGINEKELAPATLDPEAEPHLLVFGDGQSGKSALLRNYVQEIMRTRTPAEAQIVVVDFRRALLGEVPEEYLLNYLTSATQAAPALQDLAAYLQNRLPGPDVTPEQLRTRTWWTGAEVFVVIDDYDLVATSQSSPAQVLQPLMAQARDVGLHVVVARRAGGASRALYDPIIQSMRDLAMPGIMLSGPRDEGVLIGNVRPQQAEPGRARLVTRDRGTEVVQLAWTDPVM
- a CDS encoding LytR C-terminal domain-containing protein is translated as MTARIRSALTLTALVVLLLGSVMWGWSSLTRPLPQSVEVPVCTDTSVSKGTLVSPDMVAVSVYNASKRNGLASKTLSLLVTRGFVPADTGNAPEGTSVKGVQIWAKNKNNPAVQLVGSHFRNARVVEGPDLGPGVVVVVGDGFTSLRGAKKSPETVGVESNATICMAPEQIS
- a CDS encoding type II toxin-antitoxin system VapB family antitoxin translates to MIFKRVGDGRPYPEHGLSSRDWAAIPPSQVRLDQLVTTKDTLHLVALLDEDSTFFGDLFAHVVSWEGDLYLEDGLHRALRAALHQRNVLHARVHEMTSTG